Proteins from a genomic interval of Burkholderiales bacterium:
- a CDS encoding VacJ family lipoprotein, which yields MPSAFTRLVRLFACLTLAASLLAGCAMGRDPRDPFEPVNRGIYEFNEGVDKAILKPVAQGYKFAVPQFIRSSVSNFFSNLNDVVVALNNLLQGKFTAAYSDLGRIAINSTIGVLGLFDVASEAGIEKHDEDFGQTLGRWGVPDGPFVMLPFFGPSTARDGVARIADYYSDPVTYVENMRVRNWMWGTRIVNRRAELLDASTVLQTAALDPYEFVRDAYLQRRRNLIHDGNPPPDREFMEPGQPPAPKTSISPFPTAAYENGPAPGLNYARTPVVAAQDSPLPVKPALARR from the coding sequence ATGCCTTCCGCTTTTACGCGCCTGGTCAGGCTCTTCGCGTGCCTGACTCTCGCCGCCTCGCTCCTCGCGGGCTGCGCCATGGGACGCGATCCCCGCGACCCGTTCGAGCCCGTGAACCGTGGCATCTATGAATTCAACGAAGGGGTCGACAAAGCCATCCTCAAGCCGGTGGCGCAGGGCTACAAGTTCGCCGTCCCGCAATTCATCCGCTCCAGCGTCTCGAACTTCTTCTCCAACCTGAACGACGTCGTCGTCGCGCTGAACAACCTGCTCCAGGGCAAGTTCACCGCAGCGTACTCCGACCTCGGCCGCATCGCGATCAACAGCACGATCGGCGTGCTCGGTCTGTTCGACGTCGCGTCCGAAGCCGGCATCGAGAAGCACGACGAGGATTTCGGCCAGACCCTCGGCCGCTGGGGCGTGCCCGACGGTCCGTTCGTGATGCTGCCCTTCTTCGGACCGAGCACGGCCCGCGACGGCGTCGCCCGCATCGCCGACTACTACAGCGACCCGGTGACGTACGTCGAAAACATGCGGGTGCGCAACTGGATGTGGGGCACGCGCATCGTCAACCGCCGCGCCGAGCTGCTCGACGCGAGCACGGTGCTCCAGACCGCCGCGCTCGATCCGTACGAATTCGTGCGCGACGCGTATCTCCAGCGCCGCCGCAACCTGATCCACGACGGCAACCCGCCGCCCGACCGCGAGTTCATGGAGCCCGGCCAGCCGCCCGCGCCCAAGACCTCGATCTCGCCGTTCCCGACCGCGGCCTACGAGAATGGTCCGGCGCCGGGGCTCAATTACGCCCGCACGCCGGTCGTCGCGGCGCAGGACTCGCCGCTGCCGGTCAAACCGGCGCTGGCCAGGCGCTGA
- a CDS encoding alpha/beta hydrolase: protein MTLEIISRKANQERKAPPLLFVHGAYTAAWCWENFLPWFARRGYDAHAVSLRGHGASPVPGSLDFASVDDYVADVLEAAGGLGEPPVLIGHSMGAIVVQRAALRARAPAMALLAPVPPHGLTGSAFTLAARDPPLFLALNTMQLANGGAKPDLIRVRDYLFSQTVTEADARRHLMRMQRESSRALADLAWPQHFWIAPSRGVRTLVIGAGRDAFFPPPMIEETARFHGVTPVMFEDMAHALMLEPGWRRVAEAVKAWLET from the coding sequence GTGACGCTCGAGATCATCTCGCGCAAAGCGAACCAGGAACGCAAGGCACCGCCGCTCCTGTTCGTGCACGGGGCGTACACCGCGGCGTGGTGCTGGGAGAATTTTCTGCCGTGGTTCGCGCGTCGGGGTTACGACGCGCACGCGGTCAGCCTGCGCGGCCACGGGGCGAGCCCGGTGCCGGGCTCGCTCGATTTCGCGAGCGTCGACGATTACGTCGCCGACGTGCTCGAAGCGGCGGGCGGTCTCGGCGAGCCGCCGGTGCTGATCGGGCATTCGATGGGCGCGATCGTCGTGCAGCGTGCGGCGCTGCGCGCCCGTGCGCCGGCGATGGCGCTGCTCGCGCCGGTCCCGCCGCACGGCCTCACCGGGAGCGCCTTCACGCTGGCGGCGCGCGATCCGCCGCTATTCCTCGCGCTCAACACGATGCAGCTCGCGAACGGGGGCGCGAAGCCCGACCTCATCCGCGTGCGGGACTATCTCTTCTCTCAGACTGTGACCGAAGCCGACGCGAGGCGGCATCTGATGCGCATGCAGCGCGAATCCAGCCGCGCGCTCGCCGACCTCGCGTGGCCGCAGCATTTCTGGATCGCGCCGTCGCGCGGGGTGCGCACGCTGGTGATCGGCGCCGGGCGCGATGCGTTCTTCCCGCCGCCGATGATCGAGGAGACCGCGCGCTTCCACGGCGTCACGCCGGTGATGTTCGAGGACATGGCGCACGCGCTCATGCTCGAGCCGGGCTGGCGCCGCGTGGCGGAGGCGGTGAAAGCGTGGCTGGAAACGTAA
- a CDS encoding DMT family transporter: MRERGGSARPGARISVSTAYVLLVLTTLFWAGNWVIGRGIQGHISPIAMAFWRWAGALVILLPFVARPIAREWKSILRAWKVTVPLGVLGVGAFNTLSYTGLKYTAATNGVLLNSVIPILVIAIGVAFLREPLKPAAAAGVLTSLTGVLTIVARGDPDTLLHLKLNPGDLWVLSAMLAWAIYTILLRWRPRELSSSAFTGSLIAIGVLFLLPIFAWDYETGARTDWGPITFSALAYFAIFPSVLAYFFWNAAVARVGGERSSTFLHLMPLFGAMLAAIFLGEALLWYHYAGAVLIFTGIFIASRAKP; the protein is encoded by the coding sequence GTGCGGGAACGCGGCGGCAGCGCGCGCCCCGGCGCGCGCATCAGCGTGTCGACGGCGTACGTGCTCCTCGTCCTCACCACGCTCTTCTGGGCGGGCAACTGGGTGATCGGTCGCGGCATCCAGGGCCACATCTCGCCGATCGCCATGGCGTTCTGGCGCTGGGCCGGCGCGCTCGTGATCCTGCTGCCGTTCGTCGCGCGGCCGATCGCGCGCGAGTGGAAGAGCATCCTGCGCGCGTGGAAAGTGACGGTGCCGCTCGGCGTGCTGGGCGTGGGCGCGTTCAACACCCTGTCGTACACCGGGCTCAAGTACACCGCCGCGACCAACGGCGTGCTGCTCAACTCGGTCATCCCCATACTCGTGATCGCCATCGGCGTCGCTTTCCTGCGCGAGCCGCTCAAGCCGGCGGCGGCCGCCGGTGTGCTGACGTCGCTCACCGGCGTGCTGACCATCGTCGCGCGCGGCGATCCCGACACGCTGCTGCATCTGAAGCTCAATCCGGGCGACCTGTGGGTGCTCTCGGCGATGCTGGCGTGGGCGATCTATACGATCCTGCTGCGCTGGCGTCCGCGCGAGCTGTCGTCGAGCGCGTTCACCGGCAGCCTCATCGCGATCGGGGTCCTCTTCCTGCTGCCGATCTTCGCATGGGATTACGAGACGGGGGCGCGCACCGATTGGGGACCGATCACGTTCTCGGCGCTGGCCTATTTCGCGATCTTCCCGTCGGTGCTCGCGTACTTCTTCTGGAACGCCGCGGTCGCGCGCGTCGGCGGCGAGCGCTCGAGCACGTTCCTGCACCTGATGCCGCTGTTCGGCGCGATGCTGGCGGCGATCTTCCTCGGCGAAGCGCTGCTCTGGTATCACTACGCCGGCGCGGTCCTCATCTTCACCGGCATCTTCATCGCGTCGCGGGCGAAGCCGTGA
- a CDS encoding tetratricopeptide repeat protein, producing MNLGLSSAERWQRLVAAPPQNVSLAEGALLIAAEEYEGLDVDEYLSRIHTMGATLHRRLRSDISPTEALLALNRYLFDEIGFSGNGQDYYDPRNSYLNEVVERRLGIPITLAIVYVEVGRRIGLQLHGVSFPGHFLVKCTLRDGAIILDPYAKGASLGLDDLKRRLLSLAKDLDVDDKLMKSMLAAAAPNEVFARLLRNLRAIWLSKEERLKALAASDRIVTLLPHAAEEYRDRAQLYLELECFRAALTDFRRYLRMKPEASDSAAVSRHIAELEPLAARLN from the coding sequence GTGAATCTCGGGCTGTCCTCCGCCGAGCGCTGGCAGCGCCTCGTCGCGGCGCCGCCGCAGAACGTGAGCCTCGCCGAAGGCGCGCTGCTCATCGCGGCCGAGGAATACGAAGGCCTGGACGTCGACGAGTACCTCTCGCGCATCCACACCATGGGCGCGACGCTGCACCGGCGGCTGCGCTCGGACATCAGCCCGACCGAAGCGCTGCTTGCGCTCAACCGCTATCTCTTCGACGAGATCGGCTTCTCGGGCAACGGACAGGACTACTACGATCCGCGCAACAGCTATCTCAACGAGGTGGTCGAGCGCCGGCTCGGCATCCCGATCACGCTCGCCATCGTCTACGTCGAAGTCGGACGCCGCATCGGGCTGCAGCTCCACGGCGTGTCGTTCCCCGGCCACTTCCTCGTCAAGTGCACGCTGCGCGACGGCGCGATCATCCTCGATCCGTATGCGAAAGGCGCCTCGCTCGGCCTCGACGACCTGAAGCGGCGCCTGCTCTCGCTGGCGAAAGACCTCGACGTCGACGACAAGCTGATGAAGTCGATGCTCGCCGCGGCCGCGCCGAACGAGGTCTTCGCGCGCCTGCTGCGCAACCTGCGCGCGATCTGGCTCTCCAAAGAGGAGCGGCTCAAGGCGCTCGCGGCCAGCGACCGCATCGTCACGCTGCTCCCCCACGCCGCGGAGGAATATCGCGACCGCGCGCAGCTCTATCTCGAGCTCGAGTGCTTCAGGGCGGCGCTCACCGACTTCCGGCGCTATCTGCGCATGAAGCCCGAAGCGAGCGACAGCGCCGCGGTGTCCAGGCACATCGCCGAGCTCGAGCCGCTCGCGGCGCGCCTGAACTGA
- a CDS encoding DUF6352 family protein, which yields MTQDFWTSSGYHLLRRNEEGRLVVTDDYLRLYFARPELALVPESCAAERALHERLLDEPRSEVSAAGLAELADEDARENYAVMLRFRDQLLEAPTLEAFYDGLFRRDVAVPPDFIHHTVQVILRGILDGVDDGLEARAAEIFFREQSIVIPEGAVMFADRQTVHSHASSAGLGDFGRLMRELQQPLTSAELDVLDRSTATEYFSRDERYDLALQMNPGSDASRAFARVLERWIAHFHGIQTQIEPVREIPDEDWLWHVGLDAEATAMLNDLYNGGDVDEDRMKRIVGLYRLEFRDAGAALADLGGAPVFLGLATTPQSTLRMKPQNLLMNLPLARRV from the coding sequence GTGACGCAGGATTTCTGGACGTCGAGCGGTTATCACCTGCTCCGCCGCAACGAAGAAGGTCGGCTCGTCGTCACCGACGACTACCTGAGGCTGTACTTTGCGCGCCCCGAGCTCGCGCTCGTCCCCGAGTCGTGCGCCGCGGAGCGTGCGCTGCACGAGCGGCTGCTGGACGAGCCCCGCAGCGAGGTGAGCGCTGCCGGCCTCGCGGAGCTCGCGGACGAGGATGCGCGCGAGAACTACGCGGTGATGCTGCGCTTTCGCGACCAGCTCCTCGAGGCGCCGACGCTCGAAGCGTTCTACGACGGCCTGTTCCGGCGCGACGTCGCGGTACCGCCCGATTTCATCCATCACACGGTGCAGGTGATCCTGCGCGGCATCCTCGACGGCGTCGACGACGGCCTCGAAGCGCGCGCCGCCGAGATCTTCTTCCGCGAGCAGTCGATCGTGATCCCCGAAGGCGCGGTGATGTTCGCCGACCGCCAGACGGTGCACAGCCACGCCTCGAGCGCCGGCCTCGGAGACTTCGGGCGCCTCATGCGCGAGCTCCAGCAGCCCCTGACGAGCGCCGAGCTCGACGTGCTCGACCGCTCGACCGCGACCGAATATTTCTCACGCGACGAGCGCTACGACCTCGCGCTGCAGATGAACCCCGGCTCGGACGCCTCCCGGGCGTTCGCCCGTGTGCTCGAGCGCTGGATCGCGCACTTTCACGGCATCCAGACGCAGATCGAGCCGGTGCGCGAGATCCCGGACGAGGACTGGCTCTGGCACGTCGGCCTCGACGCCGAGGCGACCGCGATGTTGAACGACCTCTATAATGGCGGCGACGTCGACGAGGATCGCATGAAGCGGATCGTCGGGCTGTATCGCCTCGAATTCCGCGACGCGGGCGCGGCGCTCGCCGATCTCGGCGGGGCGCCGGTGTTCCTCGGGCTCGCGACGACGCCGCAATCGACACTGCGCATGAAACCCCAGAACCTGCTGATGAACCTGCCGCTCGCGAGGCGCGTGTGA
- a CDS encoding VOC family protein produces MLASVDHIVLSTNDLEACLDFYTRVLGMTMETYGAGRIALKFGPHKFNVHPPGYVAGIRARVPTPGSLDLCFLADGPLVDAIEKIEHCGVPIEEGPVVRTGARGTIRSIYLRDPDGNLIEISEPIQ; encoded by the coding sequence ATGCTCGCGAGCGTCGATCACATCGTGCTCAGCACGAACGATCTCGAAGCCTGCCTCGATTTCTACACCCGCGTCCTCGGCATGACGATGGAGACCTACGGCGCCGGCCGCATCGCGCTCAAGTTCGGCCCGCACAAGTTCAACGTGCACCCGCCCGGCTACGTCGCGGGGATCCGCGCGCGCGTGCCGACGCCGGGCTCGCTCGATCTGTGCTTCCTCGCGGACGGGCCGCTGGTCGACGCGATCGAGAAGATCGAGCACTGCGGCGTCCCGATCGAGGAGGGTCCGGTGGTGCGCACCGGCGCGCGCGGCACGATACGCTCGATCTATCTGCGCGACCCCGACGGCAATCTGATCGAGATTTCAGAACCGATCCAGTGA
- a CDS encoding BON domain-containing protein encodes MAERHHWRGGYGEHGGSGQRDDESWRHERQGQPGWPGNQDWQSNQRWPSNQGQSSQSGGYGGPGGYGSQGGYGSQGGYGGSQWSQREHEGSHRGSQGYGTQMSGGTQAGQQSGSYHSTGYGNEHGTGYGPQGYGTGGGSYGGGRSHQGGAYGGSYSGESGYGPSGGFRSQGDFESQGGYGSHGSHGGGQWSQWERGGSQGSWQERQPWQSGQGSQARFGGGQQGGYGQGNWANERYGGQDYGSSRGGQQSGYGGYGEHGGGYGSQSSYASHGGYGSQAAGYEGHGGWAHEGSPGGYGGGQQSGYSPQGGGYGGQGGYGSQGGYGSQGRMSGWDPSGSGQQGRSMRRGPKGYQRSDQRMKEDICERLMQSGHIDSSEVTIDVSQGKVVIDGTVPDRRMKHAIEDIAEACPGVTDVDNRVRVEHGNPWGSDMRQGGEGGHWAGGSPTTRGGTGTTSSHTGTGNPTATTATGASSGQSYGGATTPAGDGEKTASRGPGGGMAGQSVSSSSTSKSRKNE; translated from the coding sequence ATGGCCGAAAGACATCATTGGCGCGGCGGTTACGGCGAGCACGGCGGCAGCGGTCAGCGAGACGACGAGTCGTGGCGTCACGAGCGCCAGGGGCAACCGGGTTGGCCGGGCAATCAGGACTGGCAGAGCAACCAGCGCTGGCCGAGCAACCAGGGCCAGAGCAGCCAGAGCGGCGGCTACGGCGGCCCGGGCGGTTACGGTTCACAAGGTGGATACGGTTCGCAGGGCGGATACGGCGGCAGCCAGTGGTCGCAGCGCGAGCATGAGGGCAGCCACCGCGGTTCCCAGGGCTACGGCACCCAAATGAGCGGCGGCACCCAGGCCGGCCAGCAGAGCGGCAGCTATCACTCGACCGGCTACGGCAACGAGCACGGCACGGGTTACGGTCCGCAGGGCTACGGCACCGGCGGCGGCAGTTACGGCGGCGGCCGGAGCCATCAGGGCGGCGCCTACGGCGGCAGTTACTCCGGTGAGAGCGGCTACGGCCCCTCGGGCGGATTCCGCTCGCAAGGCGATTTCGAATCGCAGGGCGGCTATGGCTCGCACGGCAGTCACGGCGGCGGCCAGTGGTCGCAGTGGGAGCGCGGCGGCAGTCAAGGCTCGTGGCAGGAACGGCAACCGTGGCAGAGCGGCCAGGGCTCGCAGGCCCGATTCGGCGGCGGGCAGCAGGGCGGTTACGGCCAGGGCAACTGGGCCAACGAGCGCTACGGCGGTCAGGACTACGGCTCGTCGCGAGGCGGGCAGCAATCGGGCTACGGCGGTTACGGGGAGCACGGCGGCGGCTACGGCTCGCAGTCGAGCTACGCCTCACACGGCGGCTACGGCTCGCAGGCCGCCGGTTACGAGGGCCACGGCGGCTGGGCTCACGAAGGCTCGCCAGGCGGCTACGGCGGCGGCCAGCAAAGCGGCTACAGCCCACAGGGCGGCGGCTACGGCGGTCAGGGCGGTTACGGCTCGCAAGGCGGTTATGGATCGCAGGGCCGGATGAGCGGCTGGGACCCATCGGGCTCCGGGCAGCAAGGCCGTTCGATGCGCCGCGGGCCGAAAGGCTACCAGCGCTCCGACCAGCGCATGAAGGAAGACATCTGCGAGCGCCTGATGCAGAGCGGCCACATCGATTCGTCGGAAGTGACGATCGACGTCAGCCAGGGCAAGGTGGTCATCGACGGCACGGTGCCCGATCGCCGCATGAAGCACGCGATCGAGGACATCGCCGAAGCCTGCCCGGGTGTGACCGACGTCGACAACCGCGTGCGCGTCGAGCACGGCAACCCGTGGGGCTCGGACATGCGCCAGGGCGGTGAAGGCGGCCATTGGGCGGGCGGGAGCCCGACCACCCGCGGCGGCACCGGCACGACGAGCTCGCACACGGGCACGGGCAATCCGACCGCGACCACCGCGACCGGCGCATCGAGCGGCCAGAGCTACGGCGGCGCGACGACCCCGGCGGGCGACGGCGAGAAGACCGCGTCGCGCGGGCCCGGCGGCGGCATGGCCGGGCAGAGCGTGAGCTCGAGCTCGACGTCCAAGTCCAGGAAGAACGAATGA
- a CDS encoding DegQ family serine endoprotease, which yields MPAQSPLLRRLGWLLVLATALAGCEQRTTATGPQQQAGQPPAQPFPGPQPSADAGTTPRAQASGLPDFTVLVETQGPAVVNVVTTRTRGGGIGGDAADDPLSDFLRRFMPQQPDPGPERAQGIGSGFIITTDGYVLTNAHVVSDADEVTVRLADSREFKGKIVGVDMRTDVALLKLAATGLPTVKLGNSESLKVGEWVAAIGSPFGFVNTITAGIVSAKGRSLPDESFVPFIQTDVAVNPGNSGGPLLNLKGEVVGINSAIYSRTGGYMGVSFAIPIEVALDVGKQLQATGKVTRGRLGVQIQALTPELAKSFKLPSTQGVLVASVEPKSPADQAGLQPGDVILAFEGKPVKSANELPRVVAATKPGTVITLDVWRGGAKKQIKATLAEFPSENVAQQQSPETRKSSNKLGLLVRELTPPQAKQLGIEYGLLVENITAPGPNMQVQRGDIIVAINNIYFKSLDEFNRLLSKQPSGSIVALLVRRGDAALYIPVRVGPEAAK from the coding sequence ATGCCCGCTCAAAGCCCCCTGCTCCGCCGGCTCGGCTGGCTGCTCGTCCTCGCGACCGCGCTCGCCGGGTGCGAGCAGCGCACGACCGCCACGGGCCCGCAGCAACAGGCCGGACAGCCCCCGGCACAGCCGTTCCCCGGACCGCAGCCCTCGGCCGACGCCGGTACGACGCCGCGCGCACAGGCGAGCGGCCTCCCCGACTTCACCGTCCTCGTCGAGACCCAGGGCCCCGCGGTGGTCAACGTGGTCACCACGCGCACGCGCGGCGGCGGCATCGGCGGCGACGCGGCCGACGATCCGCTGTCGGACTTCCTCCGGCGCTTCATGCCGCAGCAGCCCGATCCGGGTCCGGAGCGCGCGCAAGGCATCGGCTCGGGATTCATCATCACCACCGACGGCTACGTGCTCACCAATGCGCACGTCGTCTCGGACGCCGACGAAGTCACCGTGCGCCTCGCCGATTCGCGCGAGTTCAAAGGCAAGATCGTCGGCGTGGACATGCGCACCGACGTCGCGCTGCTGAAGCTCGCCGCGACCGGGCTGCCGACGGTGAAGCTCGGCAACTCGGAAAGCCTCAAAGTCGGCGAATGGGTCGCGGCGATCGGCTCGCCGTTCGGCTTCGTCAACACGATCACCGCGGGCATCGTCAGCGCGAAAGGCCGCTCGCTGCCCGACGAATCGTTCGTGCCGTTCATACAGACCGACGTGGCGGTGAACCCGGGCAATTCGGGCGGGCCGCTCCTCAACCTCAAGGGCGAAGTGGTCGGCATCAATTCGGCGATCTACAGCCGCACCGGCGGTTACATGGGCGTGTCGTTCGCGATCCCCATCGAGGTCGCACTCGACGTCGGCAAGCAGCTCCAGGCGACCGGCAAGGTCACGCGCGGAAGGCTCGGCGTGCAGATCCAGGCGCTCACGCCCGAGCTCGCGAAGTCGTTCAAGCTGCCCAGCACGCAGGGCGTGCTCGTCGCCTCGGTCGAGCCCAAGAGCCCCGCCGACCAGGCGGGCCTGCAGCCGGGCGATGTCATCCTCGCGTTCGAAGGCAAGCCCGTGAAGAGCGCGAACGAGCTGCCGCGCGTCGTCGCCGCCACCAAGCCCGGAACGGTGATCACGCTCGACGTGTGGCGCGGCGGCGCGAAGAAACAGATCAAGGCGACCCTGGCGGAGTTTCCTTCGGAGAACGTCGCCCAGCAGCAATCGCCCGAGACGCGCAAGAGCTCGAACAAGCTAGGCCTCCTTGTGCGCGAGCTCACGCCGCCGCAGGCAAAACAGCTCGGCATCGAATACGGGCTGCTCGTCGAGAACATCACCGCGCCCGGTCCCAACATGCAGGTGCAGCGCGGCGACATCATCGTCGCGATCAACAACATCTACTTCAAGAGCCTCGACGAGTTCAACCGGCTGCTGTCGAAACAGCCGTCCGGCAGCATCGTCGCGCTGCTCGTGCGCCGCGGGGACGCGGCGCTGTACATCCCGGTGAGGGTCGGACCGGAAGCCGCAAAGTGA
- a CDS encoding DUF2269 domain-containing protein → MEYLLIKFIHILSSTLLFGTGLGSAFYMFCTNRSRDVRAIAVVTRRVVWADWLFTTPTAIVQPASGLYLVHLMGMPYTTPWIAWALVLYVVAGACWLPVVWLQIRMAGMAERAAAEESDLPPLFWRYDRIWTALGFPAFFAFIAIFYLMVAKPA, encoded by the coding sequence ATGGAATACCTGCTCATCAAATTCATCCACATCCTCAGCTCGACGCTGCTGTTCGGCACGGGCCTGGGCTCGGCCTTCTACATGTTCTGCACCAACCGCTCGCGCGACGTGCGCGCGATCGCGGTGGTGACGCGCAGGGTGGTGTGGGCGGACTGGCTGTTCACCACGCCGACGGCGATCGTCCAGCCGGCGAGCGGGCTGTATCTCGTGCATCTCATGGGTATGCCCTACACGACGCCGTGGATCGCGTGGGCGCTCGTGCTCTACGTCGTCGCGGGCGCGTGCTGGCTGCCGGTGGTGTGGCTGCAGATCCGCATGGCCGGGATGGCCGAGCGCGCGGCGGCGGAAGAAAGCGATCTACCGCCGCTCTTCTGGCGCTACGACCGCATCTGGACCGCGCTCGGCTTTCCCGCGTTCTTCGCGTTCATCGCCATCTTCTACCTGATGGTTGCGAAGCCCGCGTAA
- a CDS encoding NAD(P)H-binding protein gives MSPGTVLLLGATGFIGRHALRALAHEGYGVVCGVRGEAPEGCRAMRVDFARDHDEAIWLPRLAGIDYVINAVGLMRETGGATFEALHVAAPQALFRASARAGVKKVVQVSALGADARASSAYHLTKRRADEALATLPMPWVIVQPSLVFGEEGASTALFAMLASLPLVPVPGGGAQTIQPVHVDDLAEAIVRVLATSEFDRTRIAVVGPRPLTLREYLAILRRSMGLGAPHFVGVPMPLVRKAAAIGGKLPGSLLDRESLAMLERGNAAPADDVTRLLGRAPCAAERFVSARAARALANQARLAWLLPLLRYAVALVWIVTGIVSLGVYPVNESYALLERVGLTGPAASIALYGAALLDLAFGIGSLVMRRRAGLWRAQIALIVGYTILITIFLPEYWLHPYGPLTKNAPMVVAILVLLQFERSDG, from the coding sequence GTGAGCCCGGGAACCGTCCTGCTCCTCGGCGCGACCGGCTTCATCGGCCGTCACGCGTTGCGGGCGCTGGCGCATGAAGGTTACGGCGTGGTGTGCGGCGTCAGAGGCGAAGCGCCCGAAGGCTGCCGCGCGATGCGCGTCGACTTCGCGCGGGATCACGACGAAGCGATCTGGCTGCCGCGGCTCGCGGGCATCGATTACGTGATCAACGCGGTCGGCCTCATGCGCGAGACCGGCGGCGCGACGTTCGAGGCGCTGCACGTCGCCGCGCCGCAGGCGCTGTTTCGCGCCAGCGCACGAGCCGGCGTGAAGAAGGTCGTGCAGGTCTCGGCGCTCGGCGCCGACGCGCGGGCTTCGAGCGCGTATCACCTGACCAAGCGGCGCGCCGACGAAGCGCTCGCGACGCTGCCGATGCCGTGGGTGATCGTGCAGCCGTCGCTGGTTTTCGGCGAGGAGGGCGCGAGCACCGCGCTGTTCGCGATGCTCGCGTCGCTCCCGCTCGTACCGGTGCCCGGCGGCGGCGCGCAAACGATACAACCCGTACACGTCGACGACCTCGCCGAAGCGATCGTGCGTGTGCTCGCGACGTCCGAGTTCGATCGCACGCGCATTGCGGTCGTGGGGCCGCGGCCGCTGACGCTGCGCGAATACCTCGCGATCCTGCGGCGCTCGATGGGGCTGGGCGCACCGCATTTCGTCGGCGTGCCGATGCCGCTGGTGCGCAAGGCCGCCGCGATCGGCGGCAAGCTGCCGGGCTCGCTCCTCGACCGCGAATCGCTGGCGATGCTGGAACGCGGCAACGCCGCGCCGGCCGATGACGTGACGCGCCTGCTCGGCCGCGCGCCATGCGCGGCCGAGCGCTTCGTGAGCGCACGCGCTGCCCGCGCGCTCGCGAACCAGGCGCGGCTCGCCTGGCTGCTGCCGCTCCTGCGCTACGCCGTCGCGTTGGTGTGGATCGTCACCGGCATCGTCTCGCTCGGCGTGTATCCGGTGAACGAGAGTTACGCGTTGCTCGAGCGCGTCGGGCTCACGGGTCCGGCCGCGTCGATCGCGCTCTACGGCGCCGCGCTCCTCGACCTCGCGTTCGGTATCGGCAGCCTCGTCATGCGCCGCCGCGCAGGGCTGTGGCGCGCGCAGATCGCGCTCATCGTCGGTTACACGATCCTGATCACGATCTTCCTGCCCGAGTACTGGCTGCATCCGTATGGACCGCTGACCAAGAATGCGCCGATGGTGGTTGCGATATTGGTGCTGCTTCAGTTTGAAAGAAGTGACGGATGA
- a CDS encoding DUF4112 domain-containing protein: MSSDDLTELRRRLGRIAWLLDSSIPLPGTRFRFGLDAILGLIPGLGDAIGVVLSSYIVREAARAGAPRVVLAHMVWNVAVEGVIGLIPFAGDIFDAAWKANQRNVALLERHLDHPRRAKRASGVFVTGLIAALLLLIAATGAAAYFIVRAIVGAFSG; encoded by the coding sequence ATGAGCTCGGACGACCTCACAGAGCTGCGCCGGCGCCTCGGGCGCATCGCGTGGCTGCTCGACAGCTCGATACCGCTGCCGGGCACGCGCTTTCGCTTCGGCCTCGACGCGATCCTCGGGCTGATTCCCGGGCTCGGCGACGCGATCGGCGTCGTGCTGTCGAGCTACATCGTGCGCGAAGCGGCCCGCGCCGGCGCGCCTCGCGTGGTGCTCGCGCACATGGTCTGGAACGTCGCGGTCGAAGGCGTGATCGGTCTCATTCCGTTCGCGGGCGATATCTTCGACGCCGCGTGGAAAGCGAACCAGCGCAACGTCGCGCTGCTGGAACGGCATCTCGACCATCCGCGGCGCGCGAAACGCGCCAGCGGCGTCTTCGTGACGGGCCTGATCGCGGCGCTCCTGCTGCTGATCGCCGCGACGGGCGCTGCCGCGTACTTCATCGTGCGCGCGATCGTCGGCGCTTTCTCGGGGTGA